In Stomoxys calcitrans chromosome 2, idStoCalc2.1, whole genome shotgun sequence, the following proteins share a genomic window:
- the LOC106091099 gene encoding stabilizer of axonemal microtubules 1: MQGEVMCEVPAEDNDMPETCGDYCPNQCDPCQMAGEISPCPTEDCGGGRCDCGDYSSCCYQQPPRTLPIRPNTNLVPSDAPMEKDTIYKCSYMPNCGAECYTAKPIRPCTNIVSLKEPLDKCTIQKLSYMPHVCVARAEPIRPKENGLSFRGPLLAISSQKHDFVPKGYCRRQPIKPCPGIVKACDPLDKCTTSKLSYMPVNICQNPPPKPILQSYNYVRPTEPGERFTIQKLSYMPLCLPPKEPMPWAERVRCEPPKYEHLCTTYNLSYIPNCNTGRIAPIFPISALKKLGSEHNDGNTVYKLSYIGPDGQCCRPAPILPINGLQLPTGPMEKCTVQKLSYQPNCCSSRTPAIRPKENCIKPTGPMYFMTTQKHDYVMKPLCRPKPIKPISAIKRPTGCVEKCTINKLSYMPVNVCENPRPSAIRPKAGVCRLEGPMEKCTTYKLSYMPSCIPAKDPMPWAKASNYVKPIGPMEKCTIQKLSYRPPGTFTKCGGCQKNANKTSYPKAGICN, encoded by the exons ATGCAAGG CGAAGTGATGTGTGAAGTACCCGCAGAGGATAACGATATGCCAGAAACTTGTGGTGATTATTGTCCAAATCAATGTGATCCCTGCCAAATGGCTGGAGAAATTTCTCCATGTCCAACAGAAGATTGCGGTGGAGGCCGCTGCGATTGTGGTGACTACTCCAGTTGCTGTTATCAACAGCCACCCCGCACACTTCCTATACGACCCAACACCAATCTGGTGCCCTCCGATGCTCCCATGGAAAAGGATACCATATACAAATGCTCGTATATGCCCAATTGTGGAGCTGAATGCTATACAGCGAAACCCATTCGCCCTTGCACCAATATTGTGTCGCTTAAAGAACCATTGGACAAATGTACTATACAGAAATTATCCTACATGCCTCATGTTTGTGTGGCTAGAGCTGAGCCCATAAGGCCCAAAGAGAACGGTCTCAGTTTTCGAGGTCCTTTGTTGGCAATATCATCTCAAAAACATGATTTCGTACCCAAGGGATATTGTCGCCGGCAGCCAATTAAACCCTGCCCGGGAATAGTTAAAGCTTGTGATCCCTTGGATAAATGCACCACTTCCAAGTTATCATATATGCCAGTGAATATATGTCAAAATCCTCCGCCCAAGCCCATATTGCAGAGCTACAACTATGTGCGGCCCACCGAACCTGGAGAGCGTTTTACTATACAAAAACTAAGCTACATGCCCTTATGCTTGCCACCCAAAGAACCAATGCCTTGGGCAGAAAGAGTTCGCTGTGAGCCACCTAAGTACGAACACTTGTGCACTACCTACAATTTGAGTTACATACCCAATTGCAACACAGGaagaatagctcccatatttcccATAAGTGCCTTAAAAAAGCTGGGTAGCGAACACAATGATGGCAATACGGTTTATAAGTTAAGTTACATAGGCCCCGATGGTCAATGCTGTCGTCCAGCTCCCATTTTACCCATAAATGGTTTGCAATTGCCTACAGGTCCCATGGAAAAGTGTACTGTACAAAAATTATCTTATCAACCGAATTGCTGTTCGTCCCGCACCCCAGCCATAAGACCTAAAGAGAATTGCATCAAACCTACAGGCCCTATGTACTTCATGACTACACAAAAACATGACTATGTTATGAAACCTTTGTGTCGAccaaagcccataaaacctaTATCAGCCATTAAGAGACCAACGGGATGTGTAGAAAAATGTACCATTAACAAGTTATCCTATATGCCTGTAAATGTATGCGAAAATCCAAGACCATCTGCCATAAGGCCGAAGGCAGGCGTTTGTCGTCTTGAGGGACCCATGGAAAAATGTACCACCTACAAATTGAGTTATATGCCAAGTTGTATTCCAGCCAAAGATCCCATGCCTTGGGCTAAGGCTTCGAATTATGTAAAACCCATAGGGCCCATGGAGAAATGTACCATTCAGAAATTGAGTTATCGACCGCCGGGTACTTTTACCAAATGTGGAG